AGCTGCAACGGTTTTCGGATGCTCCTGTGACATCCACTCCCAGCTGCCGGTCCCCCGAAGTGAAGACGGGCGCCTCTCTCCGGGGGTAACCATAGTTCCAGGTGATTGGGAAGGCACTGAAGTAGGACGTGAAGTAGGACGCCTCCGTCGGGCGTTGCCGGTCAAATCGCAATGCGCTCGATCTCGTCGAGCGTGATCTGGTCGGTGGTGCTGTCGTAGAGCTTGGTCGTGCGCGGTGACTCGTGCGCGGCGATCTGTTGCGCGTGCTCGAGGTGCCGCCGTTTTCCAAGTAAGCTGTGATGCCCGTGGCACGGAACGTATGACACCCGAGCTTCGTCTTGATGCCCGCGTCCTTGGCGCGCTGGCGGATCATTCGCCACGCATCAGCTTGCGCCATGTGCGCCAGTGAGAGCGGCCGACCGACGGCCACCGCGAAGGTTCTAAACAGCGGCCCCTTCTTCTCGTCACGGATCCCGGCGGCATCGAGGTAGGCGTCGATGTACTCTTCGAGCGCGTGGTGCACGGACACGACGTGCTCCTTGCCGCCCTTCTCGTGCAGCCGCAGCTTCCAGCGCTTCCCTTCGGGGTAGTAGTCCTCGATCTTCATCGCGAGCGCGGCGCCGATGCGCGCAAATGAGTACACGAGTGTTCCGATGAGCGCGCGATCGCGCAGGCCCGCGAGCGACGTCGTGTCAATCGCATCGAGCAGCTCGCGAGTCTCCTCGCGCGTGAGCACTGGCGTCTTGCCGCGCTTGATGACGTGCTTCGGCCCGCGCACCGAGTGCGCCGGGTTCGTCGGCATCACCTGACCCACCACCAACCAATCGAAGAGCATGCGTACGGCCGCGAGCTCCTGCTTCACGGTCGGCTTTGATTGCGTCTGCAAGCGGTGTTCGAGATAGGCGGCAACGATGGTCGGGTGGATCTGCTCGAGCTGGTGTATCCGCCGGGCGTCGCACCACCGAAAGAACTCACCGACGCTGCGGCCGTAGGCCCGGCGGGTGTTCGGGTTGCGGATGTTGGCGGTGAAGAATTCGATGAAGCGCCACGCGGCGCGATCGCCGGCGCCAGCGATGAGCGAAGGACGTTATCATGCGTAGGCGACAGGGCGACTCACCTGGCGGCGCTGGCGCGCATCACAACCGTGGGACCGGAGGGTGACGTTCTTGCGTGCACACGTCGGCGCTGAGGGTGGCACGTTGACTCGCGTTGTAGTTTGGTATTAAGTACCACGCGTGTCCATGAACCGATCGGACCATGGAACCACCACGCTGAGGGCGCTGGAGGCGGCGTGCCGACGGCACGGCGTGCCGCTCACGGTACAGCGCCGCGTGATTCTGCAAGCCCTTGCCAGCCGTGACGACCACCCGACACCCGACCAGATTTTAGAACAGGTGCGCGCGCGCCTCCCGGAGGTCTCCCGCACCACCGTCTATCGGGTGCTCGATACGCTCGTGAACCTTGGGCTCGCCGTCAAAATCTGCAGCCCAGGCACCAGCGCGCGCTTCGATCCCAAGACTCACCGTCATCATCATCTCGTGTGCCTGCAGTGCGAGAAAGTCATAGACTTCGAGGCGCCCGCGCTCAACTCCCTGCCCCTTCCCGATGCGAAAGCGCACGCGTTCGACATCCACGACTACTCGGTCCATTTTCGTGGCCTCTGCGCGGCCTGTAAGGGGCAGCGGGCTGACCCGAACCAGAAGCGCCAGCGGCGGCCACCTGCCAAGATCAAGGGGAAGACCCGATGAAGAAAAGCAGCGGAACACCCCGAAGGCGTGGCAACGCTGCACGCAGTGACGCAGGCGCCAGAGCCAGACAACATCGCTCGGCTTGTACCAACCTCTAAAACGAAAGGAGCACCAGCAATGAAACGACCATCATGGAGCGTCAGACGGACGATATACACCGGTGTGTATGCTGCTGCCCTCGTCCTTCCACTCGCGGTGGCGGCGGAAGAGCCGGCGAAGAACTCCAGCTACGCGCCCGTCGCCATCGGCGAGGACTTCAGCGCGATCATGGCGCGCATGAAGGCGGCCAAAGCCGGGGTGGAGAAGCGGCAGGCCGATCTGCTCAAGGAACGCTACGACCTGAGCAACCGGCCGGCGAAGGGCGTCACCATGTCGCGCGGCAAAGCGGTCCAGGAAGGGGTCCGCGCGACGCTGTCAAAAGGGGTGACCTGGGAGGCGCTCGCCGCGATGAGCCCCGATGAGATCCGGGACAAGGATACCTTCCCCGCAGGTTTCCTGCCGCTCCCTCATCCAAATCACCCCGAAGGTGGTATGCTCTTCCCCAAGTTCCACATCGACGAGATCAAGAAACAGGAAGGCCGCGATCTCACCCGTTTCGACCTGGACTTCGACCTGCCTGATCACTTCCTCCCGGAGTTTCCAGCCCCGATCTACTTGACGACACGCCCCGATCTCGGTGACGTATCGAAGGGCAAGCTCCTGACCGTCGACAATTACTACGAGCTGTTCAATGGGATCTTGAACCCGAAGCAGATCGACGGCCTCCGCCTGCTGCTCACCCCCTTTCCACAGCAGCAGTTCAACCAAACCGAAGACCGCCGCTCCGAGCGGCCGAGCCGGGGCGTTGCCTGCTTCGACTGCCATGCAAACGGCCACACCAACGCCTCCACGCATCTCGTCGGCGACATCCGCCCGCAGGAGTTCCGCCACCGCATCGAGACCCCGTCGCTGCGGGGTGTGAACATCCAGCGTCTCTTCGGCTCCCAGCGGGCACTGAAGAGCGTTGAAGACTTCACCGAGTTCGAGCAGCGCGCCGCCTACTTCGACGGGGATCCGGTGACCGCCACCAAGAAGGGCGTCAACATCCTCGAACGCGCCAGCCAGGTCCACGACATGGCGGAGTTCCAGGAACTGCTCGACTTCCCACCGGCCCCGAAGCTCGGCATCGACGGCAAGCTGGAGCCCACGAAAGCCACCGAGTCGGAGAGGCGCGGCCAGGATCTCTTCTTCGGGAAGGCCCAGTGTGCCAGCTGCCACCCGGCCCCCTATTACACCGACAACACCATGCACAATCTCCAGGTGGAGCGCTTTTACAAACCGCGCATGATCAACGGCCTCATGGCCAGCGCCGATGGGCCTATCAAGACCTTCCCCCTGCGCGGCATCAAGGATTCCCCGCCGTACCTGCACGACGGGCGATTGCTGACGCTGGAGGACACCGTCGCGTTCTTCAATCTCGTGACCAGCGTCAAGCTCAACGAGCAGGAGAAGACGGATCTTGTGGCCTTCATGCGGCAGCTCTAAAGGTAGGCACCCCCTTCGAGTGGACCGCTGCGCGGTCGATTGGCACGGGAGTGCTTGGAATCGTCCGGTACGTGTGGTTGAAGAACACCTATGCCGGGCGATCCGCAGCAGCCAGCACGCAGGGCGCGCCAGGCGGAGGTCGTCAGGATCGCTGAGCGCGTTCTGAAGACGCCGGTTGGCGTCTTGCAGGTCGCTGCGTCAGACGATGCGATCCTGTACATTGAACTGCCTCGCCGTCGCGGTTCCGAACCGCGCTTCGAGCGCTGGCTTCATGGCCGCCTTCTCCGCCGCGGCGAGACGCCGGTACTGCGGGCTGCCCTTGCCCAACTCCGCCAATACTTCGCCGGCAAGCGCCGGCGCTTCGATGTGCCGGTGGACCCCGCCGGTACGGAATTCCAGCAGCGTGTGTGGCGATTGGTCGCGGATATTCCGTATGGGGAAACCGTTTCGTATGGCCGTCTGGCTGCGGAACTTGGTGGCCCCGAGCTGGCGCGCGCCGTGGGTGCAGCTGTCGGTGCCAACCCCATTCCCATCGTCATTCCCTGCCACCGCGTCATCGGTGCCGACGGCTCCCTGACGGGCTACCGCGGCGGCTTGCAGATGAAGATCTGGCTGCTGCGTCATGAGGGTGCGCTGTTGGCGTGAACCCCGCTTCCGAGCAGGTTGCGAGCGTCGGGCCTACATCCTCGCCGGCGGAGGGACGTTTCTCGTTCACAGGAAGCGCGAGGCTGGCGCTGGCTCTCAGCTATGCCGTCAGGCAGCGCCGCGCGCGGCAGAACGTGACGGACACACCCGCGAATCGGTCACGATAGAAGCCCGTATCCTGTAACACGACTGTAACATTTCCGTGCTAAGCTGCGTCCGCTTAGGACGGTCAGTCGATGGTCAGCGTAGGCGAACGAGCCCGACTCACGAACACAGTTCACGACGTACTTGCCCCCCGCATCTCGAGGCATGTGAATCTGGGCGACTGGATGTTCCACGCGCTGACGGGCGGGTTTGCGCTGGCGCTGCTGGGCGTGCTGGGGTCGATCGTTGTGGTCCTGGGGTACGAATCGTCGGATTCGATCCGGACCTTCGGGTGGAGCTTTCTGGTGACGTCGACGTGGGACCCGGTGTTCAAGCAATTCGGGGCCTTACCGTTCATCTACGGCACGGTGGTGTCCGCGTTCCTGGCGCTGTTGCAAGCCGTGCCGCTGGGGATTGGCACAGCGGTATTTTTGAGTGAGCTGGCCCCGAGCTGGGTGCGGGCGCCGGTGTCGTTTCTGGTCGAATTCCTAGCCGCTATTCCGAGCGTGATCTACGGC
This is a stretch of genomic DNA from Candidatus Binatia bacterium. It encodes these proteins:
- a CDS encoding transcriptional repressor; this translates as MNRSDHGTTTLRALEAACRRHGVPLTVQRRVILQALASRDDHPTPDQILEQVRARLPEVSRTTVYRVLDTLVNLGLAVKICSPGTSARFDPKTHRHHHLVCLQCEKVIDFEAPALNSLPLPDAKAHAFDIHDYSVHFRGLCAACKGQRADPNQKRQRRPPAKIKGKTR
- a CDS encoding cytochrome B6, whose protein sequence is MKRPSWSVRRTIYTGVYAAALVLPLAVAAEEPAKNSSYAPVAIGEDFSAIMARMKAAKAGVEKRQADLLKERYDLSNRPAKGVTMSRGKAVQEGVRATLSKGVTWEALAAMSPDEIRDKDTFPAGFLPLPHPNHPEGGMLFPKFHIDEIKKQEGRDLTRFDLDFDLPDHFLPEFPAPIYLTTRPDLGDVSKGKLLTVDNYYELFNGILNPKQIDGLRLLLTPFPQQQFNQTEDRRSERPSRGVACFDCHANGHTNASTHLVGDIRPQEFRHRIETPSLRGVNIQRLFGSQRALKSVEDFTEFEQRAAYFDGDPVTATKKGVNILERASQVHDMAEFQELLDFPPAPKLGIDGKLEPTKATESERRGQDLFFGKAQCASCHPAPYYTDNTMHNLQVERFYKPRMINGLMASADGPIKTFPLRGIKDSPPYLHDGRLLTLEDTVAFFNLVTSVKLNEQEKTDLVAFMRQL
- a CDS encoding methylated-DNA--[protein]-cysteine S-methyltransferase, producing MPGDPQQPARRARQAEVVRIAERVLKTPVGVLQVAASDDAILYIELPRRRGSEPRFERWLHGRLLRRGETPVLRAALAQLRQYFAGKRRRFDVPVDPAGTEFQQRVWRLVADIPYGETVSYGRLAAELGGPELARAVGAAVGANPIPIVIPCHRVIGADGSLTGYRGGLQMKIWLLRHEGALLA